In Deinococcus sp. QL22, the following are encoded in one genomic region:
- a CDS encoding ATP-binding protein — MGLPCAGKTTYAKNLELEHSALRLTPDEWHTRLFGQDFTLDFVHPEHDARHTLIEDLMWAVAARVLQLGTDVILDFGFWGKSEREDYRARATALGAQCVVHFLNVPQEVLLSRLEDRNARQPQGTFQISASILLEWMQIFQPPTEDELTCWT, encoded by the coding sequence GTGGGGCTCCCCTGTGCGGGCAAAACCACGTACGCAAAGAACCTTGAACTCGAGCACTCTGCGTTGCGGCTCACACCCGACGAATGGCACACTCGTTTGTTCGGCCAGGATTTCACTCTGGACTTCGTGCACCCGGAACACGACGCGCGGCATACGCTGATCGAAGACCTGATGTGGGCTGTCGCGGCTCGAGTGTTGCAGCTTGGCACCGATGTGATTCTCGATTTCGGCTTCTGGGGCAAAAGCGAACGTGAAGATTACCGAGCGCGGGCCACAGCACTGGGCGCACAGTGCGTCGTGCATTTTTTGAATGTCCCTCAAGAGGTGTTGCTGTCTAGGCTGGAGGACAGAAATGCGCGGCAGCCACAGGGAACCTTTCAAATCTCCGCATCAATACTGCTTGAGTGGATGCAGATTTTTCAGCCTCCGACTGAAGACGAACTGACCTGCTGGACTTAA